One window of the Etheostoma spectabile isolate EspeVRDwgs_2016 chromosome 16, UIUC_Espe_1.0, whole genome shotgun sequence genome contains the following:
- the mlana gene encoding melanoma antigen recognized by T-cells 1 isoform X1, producing the protein MPPTCTDGMPRGEFNIYFASGRRGFVRAEEAVGIVLLVVILAAVLILGCWYFKKRSGYKIIRSPRSGSPGHTGGQYSEAGSSADNKMALTDFGSFRPLVPNAPPSYEKISSGPLPPPYSP; encoded by the exons ATGCCGCCTACTTGTACAGACGGGATGCCTCGTGGAgaattcaacatttattttgctaGCGGCAGACGAGGATTTGTCAGAGCTGAGGA GGCAGTGGGTATAGTTCTGCTGGTGGTCATCCTGGCAGCTGTCCTCATCCTGGGATGCTGGTACTTCAAGAAGAGGAGTGGCTACAAAATAATCAGG AGCCCTAGATCGGGGTCACCAGGTCACACTGGAGGCCAGTACTCAGAGGCAGGATCTTCCGCCGATAACAAGATGGCTCTGACTGACTTCGGCAGCTTTCGACCTCTG GTTCCAAATGCTCCTCCATCCTATGAAAAAATATCCTCAGGGCCGCTGCCTCCACCCTATTCCCCATGA